In Geopsychrobacter electrodiphilus DSM 16401, a single window of DNA contains:
- a CDS encoding phosphoribosylaminoimidazolesuccinocarboxamide synthase — protein MTKIVTQTNCPELKLLNRGKVRDLYDLGEHLLIVTSDRISAFDVIMNEGIPQKGFVLTQVSKFWFEMMGDLIPNHLISTEVDDFPAITHQYRDQLEGRSMLTKKAQPLPIECIVRGYLSGSGWKEYQQKGSVCGIKLPEGMLESSKLSEPIFTPSTKAELGTHDENISLAEAANLCGPELAQKVSEVSIQIYQRAREFAATKGIIIADTKFEFGTIGDQLIWIDEAMTPDSSRFWPSAQYKAGQAQPSFDKQFLRDYLETLDWGKTAPAPPLPPEIILRTSEKYLEALKRLTC, from the coding sequence ATGACCAAGATCGTAACCCAGACAAACTGTCCGGAACTGAAACTTCTCAACCGGGGTAAAGTTCGTGATCTCTATGACCTCGGTGAGCACCTGCTGATCGTCACCAGCGATCGAATCTCGGCCTTTGATGTCATTATGAACGAAGGGATTCCGCAGAAGGGCTTTGTTTTGACCCAGGTCTCCAAATTCTGGTTTGAAATGATGGGAGATCTGATTCCAAACCACCTGATCTCGACCGAGGTTGATGACTTTCCCGCTATCACTCATCAGTACCGCGACCAATTGGAAGGTCGCAGCATGCTGACCAAAAAAGCGCAGCCACTGCCGATCGAATGTATTGTCCGGGGCTACCTCTCTGGTAGCGGCTGGAAAGAGTATCAGCAAAAAGGGTCTGTTTGTGGCATCAAGCTGCCGGAAGGCATGCTCGAAAGCAGCAAGCTTTCTGAGCCGATTTTCACGCCATCAACCAAGGCCGAACTCGGCACCCATGACGAGAACATCTCCCTTGCCGAAGCCGCCAACCTATGCGGGCCGGAACTGGCGCAAAAAGTCAGCGAGGTGAGTATCCAGATTTACCAGCGGGCGCGCGAATTTGCCGCGACAAAGGGGATCATCATCGCCGACACAAAATTTGAATTCGGCACCATCGGTGACCAACTCATCTGGATTGACGAGGCCATGACCCCTGACTCTTCCCGGTTCTGGCCGAGCGCCCAATATAAAGCAGGTCAAGCGCAGCCGAGTTTTGACAAACAGTTCCTGCGCGACTATCTCGAAACCCTTGACTGGGGGAAAACGGCACCAGCTCCTCCGCTACCGCCCGAGATTATCCTGAGGACCAGTGAAAAATATCTTGAGGCGCTCAAACGCCTTACCTGCTGA
- a CDS encoding SurA N-terminal domain-containing protein, giving the protein MLHMIRTKQKTIIVKIIFWVIIAAFIGTIFLVWGHGGDKGASGKAAALQINDTKISYEEFQSAYSNLYNLYQGIYKENFTPQLEKQLNLKQQAVDQLIGQSLLMQEAEKTGLEVSKDELVNSIATYPAFQVDGKFNRNRYIQVLNYEKISAEQFEASQRRQLLVDKLRKQLQQGVSVSADEINQAFRKENDRINLNFVRLLPASFENKVTVTDEVLKTYFKDHQEDFRLPEKISLRYLKFDPASYAKEVTSFSKEDLNRYYRRNINLFEVKEQAKASHILIKVAKDADATQKKARRAIAESILKELKAGKDFATLARAKSDDPGSAAKGGELGYFGRGAMVAPFDKAVFNLKPGELSGIVESDFGYHIIKLEDYIEPGVKTLAEAMDQVKQGLRTEKERQIAYEKAMDAYNINRKNGNLDAAAKANDLTIKETSLFARTDAIDGIGREEEIISAAFSLNDGELGHPVQTSQGVYLFTIKERQQSRIPELKEVRTAVEADYRKTHAIDLAKEAADNLLKQATEMKSLSAAAKAAKFQVEETGLFSRSYGAFIPRIGTSQELSDAAFSLTSEKPLATKVFKQGAGYVLVSLKQSEKSDPAKLDTAERKKIEDRLLSQKKEAIINDKLKTLREAAEITIDPSLTNDRGRR; this is encoded by the coding sequence ATGCTTCATATGATACGCACCAAACAAAAAACGATTATTGTCAAGATCATCTTCTGGGTGATCATTGCAGCTTTTATCGGCACAATCTTCCTGGTCTGGGGACATGGTGGCGACAAAGGGGCCAGTGGGAAGGCCGCTGCCCTGCAGATCAACGACACCAAAATCTCATACGAAGAGTTTCAGAGCGCTTACAGCAACCTCTACAACCTCTATCAAGGCATCTACAAAGAAAACTTTACCCCCCAGCTTGAAAAACAGCTGAACTTGAAACAACAAGCCGTTGATCAACTCATCGGGCAATCCCTGCTGATGCAGGAAGCCGAAAAAACCGGCCTTGAGGTTTCCAAAGACGAATTAGTCAATTCAATTGCGACCTACCCTGCCTTTCAGGTCGACGGTAAATTCAACCGCAATCGCTACATTCAAGTATTAAACTATGAAAAGATCTCAGCAGAGCAGTTCGAAGCCAGTCAACGCCGCCAACTGCTGGTCGATAAATTGCGCAAGCAGTTGCAGCAGGGAGTCAGTGTCAGCGCTGACGAGATCAACCAGGCCTTTCGCAAGGAGAACGACAGGATCAACCTGAACTTTGTTCGTCTGTTGCCGGCCAGTTTTGAAAATAAAGTAACTGTCACGGATGAAGTACTGAAGACCTACTTTAAGGACCATCAGGAAGATTTCCGCCTGCCCGAAAAAATCTCCTTGCGCTACCTGAAGTTTGACCCCGCCAGCTACGCTAAAGAGGTGACCAGTTTCAGCAAAGAAGACCTCAATCGCTATTATCGCCGCAATATCAACCTGTTCGAAGTCAAGGAACAGGCCAAGGCCTCTCATATCCTGATCAAGGTCGCTAAAGATGCTGACGCAACCCAGAAAAAAGCACGCCGCGCGATAGCCGAATCGATTCTTAAAGAACTCAAGGCGGGTAAAGATTTTGCAACCCTGGCTCGGGCCAAATCGGATGATCCCGGTAGTGCGGCCAAAGGTGGAGAACTCGGCTACTTTGGTCGAGGGGCAATGGTTGCGCCCTTCGATAAAGCGGTATTCAACCTGAAACCGGGGGAACTCAGTGGAATTGTTGAATCCGATTTCGGCTACCACATCATCAAACTTGAAGACTACATTGAGCCTGGAGTTAAAACTCTCGCTGAGGCCATGGACCAGGTCAAGCAGGGTCTCCGAACTGAAAAAGAGCGACAAATCGCCTATGAGAAAGCGATGGATGCCTACAATATCAACCGCAAAAATGGCAACCTGGACGCAGCGGCCAAAGCGAACGACCTGACGATTAAAGAGACAAGCCTGTTTGCGCGCACCGACGCTATCGACGGCATTGGTCGCGAAGAAGAAATCATCTCAGCTGCATTCAGCCTGAACGATGGCGAATTGGGTCACCCGGTCCAAACCAGCCAGGGTGTATATCTATTCACCATCAAAGAGCGCCAGCAAAGCCGCATTCCTGAACTTAAGGAAGTCCGCACGGCAGTTGAGGCCGATTACCGCAAGACCCATGCGATCGATCTTGCGAAAGAAGCCGCCGACAATCTGCTTAAACAGGCAACTGAGATGAAAAGCCTGAGCGCCGCCGCCAAGGCAGCTAAATTCCAGGTAGAGGAGACCGGTCTTTTCAGCCGCAGCTATGGCGCATTTATCCCCCGAATCGGTACATCGCAGGAACTCTCCGACGCAGCTTTCTCCCTGACCAGCGAAAAGCCTCTGGCAACGAAGGTCTTCAAACAGGGCGCGGGATATGTTCTGGTCAGCCTCAAGCAGAGCGAAAAATCTGACCCGGCAAAACTTGACACGGCGGAACGCAAAAAGATCGAAGATCGGCTTCTCTCCCAGAAAAAGGAAGCCATCATCAATGACAAACTCAAAACATTACGTGAAGCCGCTGAAATCACGATCGACCCATCCCTTACCAACGACCGAGGCCGGAGATAA
- a CDS encoding rod shape-determining protein — translation MWNIFDAVWGMFSNDLAIDLGTANTLVFVKGKGVVCNEPSVVAVHTGAGGQRKVLAVGKDAKEMLGRTPGSIVAIRPMKDGVISDFDHTEEMLRYFIRKVHNRKTLVRPRIVICVPSGITQVEKRAVRESAESAGAREVFLIEEPMAAAIGAGLPITEASGNMIVDIGGGTTEVAVISLAGIVYAQSVRVGGDKLDESIVQYMKRKYNLLIGERTAEAVKIGIGNVFAADDEIQTMEVKGRDLVSGIPKTLEINSTEIREAMSEPINTIIEAVRICLEHTPPELAADIVDKGIVLAGGGAYLKNLDVLLRQETGLPVTVAEDPLSCVVMGSGMVLDQIDLLRQVSVPS, via the coding sequence ATGTGGAATATTTTTGATGCCGTGTGGGGGATGTTTTCAAATGACCTCGCCATTGACCTGGGCACTGCCAATACCCTGGTGTTTGTAAAAGGGAAGGGGGTTGTCTGTAATGAACCCTCGGTGGTTGCGGTTCACACCGGTGCCGGTGGGCAGCGCAAAGTGCTTGCTGTCGGCAAGGACGCCAAAGAGATGCTGGGGCGGACTCCCGGAAGCATCGTTGCCATCCGTCCAATGAAGGATGGTGTGATCTCTGATTTTGATCATACCGAAGAGATGTTGCGGTACTTTATCCGTAAGGTTCACAATCGTAAAACCCTGGTCCGGCCGCGGATTGTAATCTGTGTGCCTTCGGGGATTACCCAGGTCGAAAAGCGGGCCGTGCGTGAGTCGGCGGAATCGGCCGGAGCTCGTGAGGTATTTCTGATCGAAGAACCGATGGCTGCTGCGATCGGCGCCGGATTGCCGATTACTGAAGCCTCGGGCAATATGATCGTCGATATCGGTGGCGGGACAACCGAGGTTGCGGTGATCTCACTCGCCGGCATCGTTTACGCCCAGTCGGTCCGGGTCGGCGGCGATAAGCTCGACGAATCGATCGTGCAGTATATGAAGCGTAAATATAATTTATTAATTGGTGAGCGGACCGCCGAGGCGGTTAAGATCGGAATCGGAAACGTTTTTGCTGCCGATGACGAGATCCAGACCATGGAGGTCAAAGGACGAGATCTGGTGAGCGGAATTCCCAAGACCCTCGAAATCAACTCGACCGAAATCCGCGAAGCGATGTCTGAGCCGATCAACACCATTATTGAAGCGGTCCGTATCTGTCTTGAACACACCCCGCCCGAACTGGCCGCAGATATTGTCGACAAAGGGATCGTCCTTGCTGGCGGCGGTGCCTATCTGAAGAATCTGGATGTCCTGTTGCGTCAGGAGACCGGGTTGCCGGTGACGGTTGCCGAAGATCCCCTCTCGTGTGTGGTCATGGGTTCCGGGATGGTGCTTGATCAGATTGATCTGTTGCGGCAGGTTTCTGTGCCCTCCTGA
- the mreC gene encoding rod shape-determining protein MreC, which produces MRDFLKRHQITLLITLLILVVVFIYSVNLRSKTKITLFERVVLALTEPLQRGIDQAGTEISAFWNNYIWLVDTRQQNVAVMQANRDLRAGLVAVNEVKLENKRLKKLLDFVEADPRIVLPALVVAEDASSWSRTIVIDKGTDQGVHAGAPIVVAEGVVGRVIKAADNSSRVLLVTDASSSIAALVQRTRTRGVARGNGLNLTLEYALRDDQVEKDDLIVTSGMGGVFPKGLIIGRVTAVQYNDYDLFQQINFTPVVDFTRLEEVLVLMDTTP; this is translated from the coding sequence ATGCGTGACTTTCTGAAACGCCATCAAATAACCCTGCTGATCACTCTGCTGATTCTGGTCGTGGTGTTTATCTATTCGGTCAACCTGCGCAGCAAAACTAAAATTACCCTTTTTGAACGTGTCGTTTTAGCTCTGACTGAGCCCCTTCAACGTGGGATAGATCAGGCAGGCACCGAAATCAGCGCTTTCTGGAACAATTATATCTGGCTGGTGGATACGCGCCAACAGAATGTTGCTGTGATGCAGGCCAATCGTGACCTGCGAGCCGGCCTGGTCGCAGTGAATGAAGTCAAACTTGAAAACAAGCGGCTTAAAAAATTACTCGATTTTGTGGAAGCTGATCCACGCATCGTTTTACCGGCTCTGGTTGTTGCCGAGGATGCCAGTAGTTGGTCGCGGACCATTGTTATAGACAAGGGGACAGACCAGGGGGTACATGCCGGAGCTCCAATTGTCGTGGCCGAAGGGGTTGTCGGGCGAGTCATCAAGGCGGCGGACAATAGTTCCCGAGTGTTGTTGGTGACCGACGCTTCCTCGTCCATCGCCGCTCTGGTCCAGCGGACACGCACCCGCGGAGTGGCGCGAGGCAATGGACTAAACCTGACCCTTGAATATGCCTTGCGTGACGATCAGGTTGAGAAGGATGATCTGATTGTCACCTCAGGCATGGGTGGAGTCTTCCCGAAGGGGCTGATTATCGGGCGGGTGACGGCAGTTCAATACAATGATTATGATCTTTTTCAGCAGATAAATTTTACTCCGGTCGTTGACTTTACCCGACTTGAAGAGGTTCTGGTTCTGATGGACACTACGCCATGA
- the mreD gene encoding rod shape-determining protein MreD, producing the protein MRGLFSVFLCGLMFILLQTTIFPRFLSAELRPNLLLLLVIYLGLSESFLRAAILALLLGALQDVFSGTTFGLYATVQLTIFLVVRLFSDRLNAESRRLILGMVVVGTLIQTFVLGFLLTIFAEAGAVVSILLADLPFQLLSNVLTAWLLLLLWLRFQPLIGTRSGMAGLLYQSKHHGT; encoded by the coding sequence ATGAGGGGGCTTTTCTCGGTTTTTCTCTGTGGTCTGATGTTCATCCTTCTGCAGACTACAATTTTCCCCCGGTTTTTGTCTGCCGAGCTTCGGCCCAATCTGTTGCTCCTTCTGGTGATTTATCTGGGTCTGAGTGAATCTTTTTTGCGCGCAGCTATTCTGGCACTGCTGCTCGGCGCTCTGCAGGATGTTTTTAGCGGTACAACTTTTGGCCTGTATGCCACCGTGCAACTGACAATTTTTTTGGTGGTTCGGCTATTTTCTGACCGTCTTAATGCAGAAAGCCGGAGACTTATCCTGGGGATGGTGGTTGTCGGGACCCTGATTCAGACCTTTGTCCTCGGCTTTCTGCTAACTATTTTTGCTGAGGCTGGCGCAGTGGTGAGTATTCTGCTTGCCGATCTTCCTTTTCAGTTGCTGTCCAATGTATTGACCGCCTGGTTGTTGCTGCTTTTATGGCTGAGATTCCAACCCCTGATCGGGACAAGATCAGGGATGGCTGGCCTTTTGTATCAGAGCAAACACCATGGGACTTGA
- the mrdA gene encoding penicillin-binding protein 2 has translation MGLDARWIELPAVQRRLLLFSVAAAGLFLLLALRLWYLQIISYDRYTEKSMRNRTRVLSLAPPRGPIYDRNGELLVGNRPSFTVSVMRQDVDDLPGLLQKLAGLLGVDIAVLRDRWEKGSRFPIYRPVPLAEDVPRDVMERVLEHSTELPGVLVEVVPVRDYLEKGSEAHLIGYLGEVTEKELSQDMFDDLQPGDVVGKIALEKTYEKYLRGQKGQRLVEVDVKGKLLKQLEVDPPRPGNKLFLTISREVQRAADQAFGDQSGAAVVLDVHTGDVLAMLSRPTFDPSLFVSGIEGDAWAQLLKDPRHPLQNKVLTGLYSPASTFKMIVALAALRGKVITKNHIVDCNGEFNLGEARYRCWKKAGHGRTNLKKALRESCDVWFYQVGLELGIDKLEETAHEFGLGAPVGFPLGGEKSGVIPSQSWKRQRFNQSWYAGETVITAIGQGYVLTTPIQLAVMTAALANHGDVLQPQVVRRVEDWNGTVLKEETPQVMHHIDIPEDAWNAVNQGLVAAVNEPHGTASAARMGNIEVAGKTGTSQVVRRRSDEEEAADRLDVPYRFRAHALFVAYAPADNPEIALAVVVEHGQHGGSAAGPIARAILESYFKGRGDVATTILEERP, from the coding sequence ATGGGACTTGATGCGCGCTGGATTGAACTGCCGGCGGTGCAGAGACGCTTGTTGCTCTTCTCTGTAGCTGCTGCCGGGCTATTTCTGCTTTTGGCCCTGCGTCTTTGGTACCTTCAGATCATCAGCTATGATCGTTACACTGAGAAGTCAATGCGTAACCGGACCCGTGTTCTCTCCCTGGCTCCCCCACGGGGGCCAATTTATGATCGAAACGGAGAGTTGCTGGTCGGAAATCGTCCCTCTTTTACCGTTTCGGTGATGCGCCAAGATGTAGATGATTTGCCGGGCCTGCTCCAGAAGCTGGCCGGATTGCTCGGAGTGGATATTGCTGTTTTGCGTGATCGCTGGGAGAAAGGGAGTCGTTTTCCGATCTACCGCCCGGTTCCTCTTGCCGAGGATGTCCCACGTGATGTGATGGAGCGTGTTCTAGAGCACAGTACTGAGCTCCCTGGCGTTCTTGTTGAAGTTGTGCCGGTACGTGATTATCTCGAGAAAGGCTCTGAAGCCCATTTGATTGGTTACCTGGGAGAGGTCACGGAAAAGGAGTTGAGTCAGGATATGTTTGACGACCTTCAGCCGGGTGATGTTGTTGGGAAAATCGCTTTGGAGAAGACCTATGAAAAATATTTACGCGGCCAAAAAGGGCAAAGATTGGTCGAAGTTGATGTTAAAGGGAAACTTCTCAAGCAACTTGAAGTCGACCCGCCACGTCCTGGGAATAAGTTGTTTTTGACGATTTCCCGTGAAGTTCAACGTGCGGCAGATCAGGCCTTTGGCGACCAGTCCGGTGCGGCAGTGGTTCTGGATGTGCATACTGGTGACGTTCTGGCCATGTTGAGTCGTCCGACCTTCGATCCGTCGCTTTTTGTGAGTGGGATTGAAGGAGACGCCTGGGCACAACTGCTTAAAGATCCACGTCATCCTCTGCAGAACAAAGTCTTGACCGGGCTCTATTCTCCGGCGTCCACCTTTAAAATGATTGTTGCTCTGGCTGCGTTGCGCGGGAAGGTTATTACCAAGAATCACATCGTTGATTGTAACGGAGAGTTCAACCTCGGGGAGGCGCGATATCGTTGTTGGAAGAAGGCCGGCCATGGACGGACCAATCTTAAAAAGGCCCTGCGCGAAAGTTGCGATGTCTGGTTTTATCAGGTTGGGCTGGAGCTGGGGATTGATAAGCTTGAGGAGACCGCACACGAGTTTGGCCTGGGTGCGCCGGTCGGGTTTCCTCTGGGAGGGGAAAAATCCGGAGTTATCCCCTCGCAAAGCTGGAAGCGGCAGCGTTTTAATCAGTCCTGGTATGCCGGTGAAACGGTTATCACTGCAATTGGACAGGGGTATGTTCTCACCACTCCGATTCAGTTGGCGGTGATGACGGCGGCCCTGGCGAATCACGGGGATGTCCTGCAGCCGCAGGTTGTTCGGCGGGTCGAAGATTGGAATGGAACGGTGTTGAAAGAAGAGACGCCGCAGGTTATGCACCATATCGATATTCCTGAGGATGCGTGGAACGCCGTCAACCAGGGATTGGTTGCCGCGGTTAATGAACCCCATGGAACAGCCTCTGCCGCAAGAATGGGCAATATCGAAGTGGCGGGTAAAACCGGAACGTCACAGGTGGTTCGACGGCGGTCGGATGAAGAAGAAGCGGCCGATCGTCTTGACGTCCCCTATCGGTTTAGAGCGCACGCTCTCTTTGTGGCCTACGCTCCTGCCGATAACCCCGAAATTGCGCTGGCTGTCGTGGTTGAGCATGGTCAACATGGCGGGAGTGCCGCCGGGCCGATTGCCCGGGCGATATTGGAGAGCTATTTCAAGGGGCGAGGCGATGTCGCGACCACCATCCTGGAAGAGAGGCCTTAA
- the rodA gene encoding rod shape-determining protein RodA produces MFDRRLVTNFDWVLLTVVLMLAGVGILNLYSATSGWDVYSLPFYLKQSLWLAGGLFLVLLICCFDYRHLEHFSLPAYVVTLGLLLFVLLLGKTSMGATRWIHLGFFNLQPSEVAKLVIIMALARILARTVQPSGYRLRDLWLPALLLAPPFLLIVKQPDLGTALVVVFIAASMLLFAGLQPRTLLVLGVGGVASACGGWFMLRDYQKARISTFLNPEADPLGSGYHIIQSKIAVGSGGFWGKGFMAGTQSQLSFLPERHTDFAFSVFAEEWGFSGSMLLLLGYLFLVVWGIYVARRAADRFGMFLAFGVTAMIFWHIVINLGMVIGLMPVVGVPLPLFSYGGTSMITTMIGVGLLMNISMRRFMF; encoded by the coding sequence ATGTTCGATCGTCGCTTGGTCACTAACTTTGACTGGGTCCTTTTGACTGTGGTGCTGATGCTGGCCGGTGTCGGAATCCTTAACCTATACAGTGCAACCAGTGGTTGGGATGTTTACTCCTTACCCTTTTATCTGAAGCAGAGTCTTTGGCTGGCTGGTGGGCTTTTTTTGGTGCTATTGATCTGTTGCTTTGATTATCGGCACCTTGAACATTTTTCGCTGCCGGCCTATGTGGTGACACTTGGCCTTTTGCTCTTCGTTCTGTTGCTGGGCAAGACATCAATGGGTGCGACGCGCTGGATTCATCTTGGGTTTTTTAATCTGCAGCCGAGCGAAGTCGCTAAGCTGGTGATTATTATGGCCCTGGCACGGATCCTGGCACGGACGGTCCAACCCTCTGGCTATCGTCTGCGGGATCTCTGGCTCCCCGCTTTGCTGTTAGCCCCCCCCTTTTTATTGATTGTGAAGCAGCCTGATCTGGGTACGGCACTGGTCGTGGTTTTTATTGCCGCTTCGATGCTTCTGTTTGCTGGTCTGCAACCCAGGACCTTGTTGGTTTTAGGTGTGGGCGGGGTGGCGAGTGCCTGCGGTGGCTGGTTTATGTTACGTGATTATCAAAAGGCACGAATCAGTACCTTTTTGAATCCCGAGGCGGATCCCTTGGGCAGTGGTTATCACATTATTCAATCAAAAATTGCCGTCGGTAGCGGAGGCTTCTGGGGGAAGGGTTTTATGGCCGGGACGCAATCGCAGCTCTCTTTTCTACCGGAACGGCATACCGATTTCGCCTTTTCAGTTTTTGCTGAAGAGTGGGGTTTTTCCGGGAGTATGCTGTTATTGCTCGGTTATCTGTTCCTGGTGGTTTGGGGGATCTATGTGGCACGGCGAGCTGCGGATCGGTTCGGGATGTTCCTCGCCTTCGGGGTGACGGCGATGATCTTCTGGCACATTGTGATAAATCTTGGCATGGTCATCGGCCTGATGCCGGTCGTCGGGGTCCCTTTGCCGCTTTTCTCCTACGGGGGAACCAGCATGATTACCACCATGATCGGTGTCGGCCTGCTGATGAATATCAGCATGCGGCGCTTCATGTTCTGA
- the yidD gene encoding membrane protein insertion efficiency factor YidD, which produces MKKSLAGSSRLALAFMMLTVGLTATTSLATEWGPWDAGAGNKPARATTDINPLDQAVSIFQTYISPVDGARCPMYPTCSAYARQALRKHGPLLGMFMTVDRLFHEGDPLEQQEPVTKWGVRRFNDPLSYNDFWWNKVK; this is translated from the coding sequence GTGAAGAAGAGCCTGGCAGGGAGCTCAAGACTGGCGCTGGCATTCATGATGCTGACGGTTGGGTTGACGGCAACAACTTCATTAGCGACGGAATGGGGCCCCTGGGACGCTGGCGCCGGCAACAAACCGGCGCGCGCGACAACAGATATCAATCCACTCGATCAGGCGGTCAGTATCTTTCAAACCTACATCTCACCGGTTGATGGTGCCCGCTGTCCAATGTATCCGACCTGCTCGGCCTATGCCCGGCAGGCACTCCGCAAGCACGGTCCCTTACTTGGAATGTTCATGACCGTTGATCGCTTATTTCATGAAGGAGATCCGCTCGAGCAACAGGAACCTGTTACCAAATGGGGGGTTCGACGCTTCAACGATCCATTGTCATACAATGATTTCTGGTGGAACAAGGTAAAATAG
- a CDS encoding replication-associated recombination protein A, translated as MSDLFNQEQDQSRDRPLAERMRPRSLAEVVGQQHLLAKGKLLRKLIETDQLGSLIFWGPPGTGKTSLGQVIANTTRSRFVFFSAVLGSIKDVREILTEAKHQRAYYSRRTLLFVDEIHRFNKAQQDAFLPAVEKGEITLIGATTENPSFEVNSALLSRSRVFVLEPLDPPAIKLLIQRALSEERGLAANNLQIAEDALEFLADQAAGDARVALGALEVAAAATTGTTIDLTLAQESLQKKALLYDKGAEEHYNVISAFIKSMRGSDPDAALYWLARMIEAGEDPLFIVRRMVIFASEDIGNADPRALQLAMAVQQAVHFVGLPEARINLAQGVTYLATAPKSNASYVGIKQAQAEVRNSGSLPVPKHIRNAPTSLMKELDYGKGYKYAHDHLGGVAAQQHLPEKLQGTVFYRPTDRGYEKLIGERMAFIRNQFEATQEKPR; from the coding sequence GTGAGTGATCTTTTTAATCAGGAGCAGGATCAGAGCCGTGATCGGCCCCTGGCCGAACGCATGCGTCCGCGCAGTCTGGCCGAGGTCGTCGGCCAACAACATCTTCTGGCCAAAGGAAAACTGCTCCGTAAGCTCATCGAAACAGACCAACTCGGCTCGTTGATCTTCTGGGGTCCGCCCGGGACCGGCAAAACCAGTCTCGGACAGGTCATAGCCAACACCACCCGCAGCCGTTTCGTCTTCTTTTCCGCGGTGCTCGGCAGCATCAAGGACGTACGAGAAATCCTGACCGAAGCCAAACATCAACGCGCCTATTATAGTCGGCGCACACTGCTCTTTGTCGACGAAATTCACCGGTTTAACAAGGCGCAGCAGGACGCGTTTCTCCCCGCAGTCGAAAAGGGGGAAATCACCCTGATCGGTGCAACCACCGAAAATCCGAGTTTTGAGGTCAATTCGGCGCTCCTGTCACGCTCACGGGTTTTTGTTCTCGAGCCCCTTGACCCGCCGGCAATCAAACTGCTCATCCAGCGCGCACTCTCCGAAGAACGTGGGCTCGCTGCCAATAATTTGCAGATCGCCGAGGATGCCCTCGAGTTTCTGGCTGATCAGGCCGCTGGCGATGCACGCGTGGCGCTGGGAGCGCTGGAGGTGGCCGCGGCGGCAACTACTGGTACGACAATAGATCTGACCCTGGCTCAGGAATCGTTACAGAAGAAGGCCCTGCTCTACGACAAGGGCGCTGAAGAACATTACAACGTCATTTCGGCCTTCATCAAGAGTATGCGGGGAAGCGATCCCGATGCGGCGCTCTACTGGCTGGCGCGCATGATTGAGGCTGGAGAGGATCCGCTCTTTATTGTGCGACGTATGGTTATTTTTGCTTCAGAAGATATCGGCAACGCCGATCCGCGGGCTTTGCAACTGGCTATGGCCGTTCAACAGGCGGTCCACTTCGTCGGCCTCCCCGAGGCACGGATCAACCTGGCTCAGGGGGTCACTTATCTGGCGACAGCCCCCAAGAGCAACGCCAGTTATGTTGGAATCAAACAGGCCCAGGCCGAAGTGCGCAACAGCGGGTCCTTGCCGGTGCCCAAGCATATTCGTAATGCGCCCACCAGTCTGATGAAAGAGCTCGATTACGGCAAGGGATACAAATACGCCCATGATCATCTGGGGGGAGTCGCCGCGCAACAGCATTTGCCTGAAAAATTACAGGGCACAGTCTTTTATCGACCGACCGATCGTGGCTATGAAAAACTGATTGGCGAGCGGATGGCCTTTATTCGCAACCAGTTCGAGGCCACCCAGGAGAAGCCCCGGTGA